In Mycobacterium sp. JS623, one genomic interval encodes:
- a CDS encoding Rv2640c family ArsR-like transcriptional regulator, which produces MPKTLPTVDMSAPVCCAPVAAGPMSDDAALEVALRLKALADPMRVKIMSCLFSSSAGEETSGDLAAVLVLSESTVSHHLGQLRRAGLVESERRGMNVFHRARPDAVSALCTVLDPNCCT; this is translated from the coding sequence ATGCCCAAGACGTTGCCGACGGTCGACATGTCCGCGCCGGTCTGCTGCGCGCCTGTCGCCGCCGGGCCCATGAGCGACGACGCCGCCCTAGAGGTTGCGTTACGTCTCAAGGCGCTTGCCGACCCGATGCGGGTGAAGATCATGTCGTGCCTTTTCAGCTCGTCGGCCGGCGAGGAGACGAGTGGGGACCTGGCGGCGGTACTCGTCTTGAGCGAATCGACCGTCAGTCACCACCTCGGTCAGCTGCGCCGCGCCGGCTTAGTCGAATCCGAGCGGCGAGGCATGAACGTTTTTCACCGTGCTCGTCCAGACGCCGTCAGTGCGTTGTGCACAGTGCTCGATCCAAACTGCTGCACCTAG
- a CDS encoding ArsI/CadI family heavy metal resistance metalloenzyme, translating to MSRVQLALNVEDLDEAIAFYSKLFNTEPAKRKDGYANFAIAEPPLKLVLLQNPGQGGTINHLGVEVESSDKVHTEIARLTDEGLFTEEEMGTTCCFATQDKVWVTGPAGEKWEIYTVLADSETFGSTASCC from the coding sequence ATGTCACGCGTCCAACTCGCGCTCAATGTTGAGGATCTCGACGAAGCGATTGCGTTCTACTCGAAGCTGTTCAACACCGAACCGGCGAAGCGAAAGGACGGCTACGCGAACTTCGCAATCGCCGAGCCACCGCTGAAGCTGGTGCTGCTTCAGAATCCAGGTCAGGGCGGCACAATCAACCACCTCGGTGTGGAGGTGGAGTCCAGCGACAAGGTGCACACAGAGATTGCGCGCCTGACAGATGAGGGACTGTTCACCGAGGAGGAGATGGGCACCACGTGTTGCTTTGCCACCCAAGACAAGGTCTGGGTCACCGGACCCGCGGGTGAGAAGTGGGAGATCTACACCGTTCTGGCGGATTCGGAAACCTTCGGTTCGACGGCATCCTGCTGCTGA
- a CDS encoding MIP/aquaporin family protein, giving the protein MNNRISADRRIARRLLAEFVGTGLLVTVVVGSGIAAAQLSPDDVGLQLLENSIATAFGLAVLILLFGPVSGAHFNPVVSAADWLLGRRAGTGMRGGHVLAYTIAQSFGGVVGALLANLMFDRQVWEISTKDRVTTGHLVGEVVATAGLIALIFALARTGRAGLSAASVGAYIGAAYWFTSSTSFANPAVTVGRVFSDTFAGIAPTSAPGFITAQIVGALVGLALVVALYPDAERSADEVVVPHQLSAPNSDSENGR; this is encoded by the coding sequence GTGAACAACAGGATCAGTGCGGACCGCCGTATCGCGCGACGGCTGCTGGCTGAGTTTGTCGGGACCGGGCTACTCGTCACGGTAGTGGTCGGCTCCGGTATCGCCGCGGCACAACTCTCGCCTGACGATGTAGGCCTGCAGTTGCTCGAGAATTCGATCGCGACCGCGTTCGGGCTAGCCGTGCTGATCCTGTTGTTCGGACCGGTCTCAGGCGCGCACTTCAACCCCGTCGTCTCGGCTGCCGACTGGCTGTTGGGTCGGCGTGCCGGGACGGGCATGCGCGGCGGACATGTGTTGGCGTACACCATTGCTCAGTCATTCGGAGGCGTTGTCGGCGCGCTGTTGGCCAACCTGATGTTCGACCGTCAAGTATGGGAGATCTCGACGAAAGACCGTGTCACGACTGGACATCTGGTGGGCGAAGTCGTCGCCACCGCCGGCCTCATCGCGCTGATCTTTGCTCTCGCACGCACGGGTCGTGCAGGTCTGTCGGCGGCCTCCGTCGGCGCGTATATCGGTGCCGCATATTGGTTTACCAGCTCCACGTCATTTGCCAACCCGGCGGTCACTGTCGGCCGTGTCTTCTCTGACACTTTCGCCGGGATCGCGCCCACGTCAGCGCCTGGCTTCATCACGGCCCAAATCGTGGGCGCGTTAGTCGGCCTTGCATTAGTGGTCGCGCTCTATCCCGATGCAGAGCGGAGCGCCGACGAAGTCGTTGTGCCCCATCAGCTTTCAGCGCCCAACAGTGATTCGGAAAATGGACGATGA
- a CDS encoding arsenate reductase ArsC, which produces MTKPTVLFLCTHNAGRSQMALGYFERLAGDTAIAYSGGSEPAEQINPAAVQAMAEVGIDITSHGPKRWTQEMVEAADVVVTMGCGDKCPFVPGRRYEDWVLPDPAGKSIDEVRPIRDEIEKHVRHLLTELFADQ; this is translated from the coding sequence ATGACGAAACCAACGGTGTTGTTCCTCTGCACCCACAACGCGGGTCGTTCGCAGATGGCGTTGGGTTACTTCGAACGACTTGCAGGCGATACGGCGATCGCCTACTCCGGTGGATCCGAGCCCGCGGAACAGATCAATCCCGCGGCAGTTCAAGCCATGGCTGAGGTGGGCATCGACATCACCAGCCACGGGCCCAAGCGGTGGACGCAGGAGATGGTTGAAGCGGCCGATGTCGTCGTGACGATGGGGTGCGGTGACAAGTGCCCATTCGTTCCCGGACGGCGGTACGAGGATTGGGTATTGCCCGACCCGGCCGGTAAGTCGATTGACGAAGTTCGACCCATCCGAGACGAGATTGAGAAGCACGTCCGCCACCTTTTGACTGAACTGTTTGCTGATCAATAA
- a CDS encoding APC family permease: MTEVSPSKQVADEVCEECGYEPELKRTLGSFQVFAISFAFISVAVGIFGTYDDVLKSSGPVGIWLWPIVAVGQTLIALVIAQFAARIPLSGSSYQWASRLANPKIGWLFGWLSFCYLAIGVATVNNALASTALMPLLGMPPDDHTTRVITVVLALIEAVLVVASTRLVGLITSAAVGLELVIVVVLTVGLFIAVAVTGHGTVSNLTSRGMTEGAPNYFAIGGGLMAAMIMGIATLVGFDAAANMAEEAKSPFRSVPRAIVGSVVAAGVLGLVFAVALTIAMDDIPRATATDSPVALILRDQLGPVVERSLLVAIVFAFFGAGLVTVATCSRMVFAMARDERFPAHQLMRRVSPRTKTPIPATILPVGVAVVLMAALPGDALLEMLTVGGLIGAVLYGAIIVLYLAVRKGLGHQQDAFDLGRFEMPVAVAALVWSGVVVFVLVSPPEALVDVMISVGILLLGGVYLAYLFVTNREVLETEPGEADVFKH, translated from the coding sequence ATGACGGAAGTTTCGCCGAGCAAACAAGTAGCCGACGAGGTCTGCGAAGAATGTGGCTACGAGCCGGAGCTGAAACGAACCCTTGGCTCCTTCCAGGTCTTCGCGATCTCGTTCGCATTCATCTCCGTCGCGGTCGGCATCTTCGGGACTTATGACGATGTGCTGAAAAGCTCTGGCCCAGTGGGGATCTGGTTATGGCCGATCGTAGCGGTGGGCCAGACTTTGATCGCGCTCGTGATCGCTCAGTTCGCGGCGCGCATCCCACTCAGTGGCTCCTCCTATCAGTGGGCGTCGCGGCTGGCCAACCCGAAGATCGGCTGGTTGTTCGGCTGGCTGAGCTTCTGCTATCTGGCGATCGGCGTGGCGACAGTCAACAACGCGCTGGCTAGCACGGCACTGATGCCACTGCTCGGCATGCCGCCGGACGATCACACCACGCGTGTGATCACGGTCGTCTTGGCGCTCATCGAGGCCGTGCTCGTCGTCGCCTCGACGCGCCTCGTCGGCCTGATCACCTCAGCCGCGGTGGGGCTCGAATTGGTCATCGTCGTCGTGTTGACGGTCGGGCTCTTCATCGCCGTAGCGGTCACCGGCCACGGCACGGTCAGCAACCTCACCTCGCGCGGTATGACAGAGGGCGCCCCCAACTATTTCGCAATCGGCGGCGGATTGATGGCCGCGATGATCATGGGCATCGCAACCCTCGTCGGCTTTGACGCCGCAGCGAACATGGCCGAGGAGGCCAAGAGTCCCTTCCGCAGTGTCCCGCGCGCGATCGTGGGATCCGTCGTGGCGGCCGGCGTGCTGGGTCTGGTATTCGCGGTCGCGCTGACCATCGCGATGGACGACATCCCCCGGGCGACCGCCACAGATTCGCCGGTTGCGTTGATCTTGCGCGATCAGCTCGGTCCAGTGGTGGAGCGATCGCTTTTGGTTGCGATCGTGTTCGCATTCTTCGGTGCCGGGTTGGTGACCGTGGCCACTTGCTCCCGGATGGTGTTCGCGATGGCGCGCGACGAACGATTCCCTGCACACCAGCTGATGCGTCGGGTCAGCCCGCGTACGAAGACACCGATTCCGGCGACCATTTTGCCTGTCGGCGTGGCGGTCGTTTTGATGGCCGCGCTGCCCGGTGACGCACTGCTGGAAATGCTCACGGTGGGTGGGCTCATCGGGGCGGTACTCTACGGCGCGATCATCGTGCTGTATCTCGCGGTACGGAAAGGGCTGGGACACCAGCAGGACGCGTTCGATCTCGGGCGCTTCGAAATGCCCGTCGCGGTCGCCGCGCTGGTGTGGTCGGGGGTCGTGGTGTTCGTGCTCGTGTCGCCGCCAGAGGCCTTGGTTGATGTCATGATCTCGGTCGGCATCTTGCTCCTGGGCGGGGTGTACCTCGCCTATCTATTTGTCACCAACCGCGAAGTGCTGGAGACCGAGCCGGGCGAAGCTGATGTCTTCAAGCACTGA